The genomic DNA CAGCGCTAGGTAAAGGGGAAAAATCCTGGCGTTTGTTTACCAACATGATGGCAAATAAAATCAAGACGTTAATCGCGCCGACATAAATAAGTATCTGTGCAGCGGCGACAAAATCACCATTTAGCAATAGGTAAAGTCCCGCCATGCTGATGAATACACCACCTAGCAAAAAAGCGGAATAGACGATGTTAGAAAACAACACTACACCTAGTGCTGCTGCAATCATCATCACGCCTAAAATGCCAAATGAAACAAGTTGTACTCCTTCGGCTAAATTCACTTTTTTCGATCCTTTTGATGTTTGATAGATACTGATTGGTAATTGGTAATTGGTAATTGGTAATTGGGAAAAACGATTTATTACCTATGACCCATTACCCATTACCATTACCACTTTCTACTAAGTCTTCTGGACGAGAACCAGCACGGGGAGCGTCTGCGGGAACTCCATGGGGTTCTGTTACACCTGCTGGTAGATAAACAAATTCGCGCAGTGGTGTCACCATTGGATCGTTTGTGACTTTGTAAGGTAATCTGCCTAGAGCTACGCTATCGTAGTTTAGTTCATGGCGATCGTAGGTAGAAAGTTCGTATTCTTCTGTCATGGATAGACAGTTAGTTGGACAGAATTCTACGCAGTTACCACAGAAAATACAAACTCCGAAATCAATACTGTAGTGTTTGAGTTTTTTCTTCTTGGTGGCTTTGTCCATTTCCCAATCAACTACAGGGAGGTTAATAGGACAAACACGTACACAAACTTCACAAGCTATACACTTGTCAAATTCGTAGTGAATTCTTCCCCGAAACCGTTCCCCAGGAATCAGTTTTTCGTAAGGATATTGTACGGTTATGGGACGACGCTGCATGTGGTCAAAGGTGACAGATAGACCTTGTCCAATGTAGCGGGCTGATTGTACTGCTTCTTTGGCGTAATCACCAACTTGTTTGAGGAACTTTAGCATTTTTGTATGTCTCTTCTCTAATCTTGTTGGGTGATAGGTAATTGGTAATTGGTAATTGGTAATTGGTAATGGGTAATTGGTAATTGGTACAACTATTACCCTGTCAACTGTCAACTGTCACCTGTCACCTGTCACCTGTCACCTGTCACCTGTCACCTGTCAACTGTCAACTGTCAACTGTCAACTGTCACCTATTAACCACCGAAGGCGAAGGGAAAGGCTAATTTGAGGGCTGCGGTTAACAGAAGATTAACCAAGCCAACTGGTAGTAAGAACTTCCATCCTAAATCTAACAGTTGGTCAATTCTTACCCGTGGTACTGTCCAACGAATGAGGATGGCGAGAAATACTAGGAAGTAGGCTTTAAGTACGGTCATTGTAATACCTAAAGCGGCTGCAACTACTTGGATGATGGGGTTGTTGATGCTTAATCCTAGTGAGTCACTGAGCATTTCTACAGGGATGGGAGAATGCCAACCGCCTAAGTATAAAATTGCTACGAGGAGGGAGGAAAGGATCAGGTTAATGTAAGAACCTAAGTAAAATAATCCAAATTTCATCCCTGCGTATTCGGTTTGATATCCGGCGACGAGTTCTTCTTCTGCTTCTGGTAAGTCAAAGGGTAGGCGTTCACATTCTGCTAAGG from Okeanomitos corallinicola TIOX110 includes the following:
- the ndhI gene encoding NAD(P)H-quinone oxidoreductase subunit I → MLKFLKQVGDYAKEAVQSARYIGQGLSVTFDHMQRRPITVQYPYEKLIPGERFRGRIHYEFDKCIACEVCVRVCPINLPVVDWEMDKATKKKKLKHYSIDFGVCIFCGNCVEFCPTNCLSMTEEYELSTYDRHELNYDSVALGRLPYKVTNDPMVTPLREFVYLPAGVTEPHGVPADAPRAGSRPEDLVESGNGNG